CTATCTATTTCAGGAGAAATAGCCGTCACCAGACCTCTGGCCCAGCAGAACAAGGCCCGGGCCAGGGGTCTCCCCGGGGGACGGGGCGGGTCCGGGGCTGGCTTGCGAGTCTAAGGAGGAGGGGGCCTGACACCCGGCCGTCAGTCCTGCGGGGTCCCGCCCTTGGACGGAAGTCTCACCAAAAAGGGAATTCCTAGGGCCACGGAGGAATAGAAGATGGCAAGGACCGTGCTGGTCACGGGCGGGGCGGGGTTCATAGGCTCCCATGTGGTGGAGAGGCTATTGAGCCAGGGACACCACGTCGTGTGCCTGGACAACTTCGACGAGACCTACCCCCCGGCGCTGAAGCGAGCCAATATGCGTTCCGTTTCCTCCCATGAGCGGTTTGTGCTGGCTCAGGGCGACATTCGGGACAGGGCTTTCCTGGAGCAGACGTTATCTCGCCACAAGTTTGACGCCATTGTCCACCTGGCGGGCCTTTCTGGGGTCAGGGATTCCCTGGCCAAGGCGGCACTCTATGAAGAGGTCAACATCCGGGGCACCCTAAACCTCCTGGAGGAAGCCCGGGCCCACTCCGTGTCAAAGTTTGTCTTCGCTTCCTCCTCCTCGGTCTACGGGCTCAACGGCAAGTCCCCGCTTGAGGAAACCCAAAAACTGGACTCCCCCATCTCCCCCTATGCTGCCAGCAAGATAGCCGGAGAGCTCCTCTGCCACACCTTCAGCTACAACTACGGCCTCAAGAGCGTGGCCCTGCGCTTCTTCACCGTCTACGGGCCGCGCCAGAAGCCCGGGATGGCCGTCAGCCTCTTTACCAGCCAGATAGAAATGGGGGAGGAGGTCCCGGTCTTTGGCGACGGGACCTCCGTGAGAGACTACACCTATGTGGGGGATGTGGTCAGTGGCATAGAGGCAGCCCTCTCCTACCAGGGCCCGCCTTTTGAAGCGTTCAATCTGGCCTCGGGCCGGGAGGTAAGCCTAAACACCCTGGTCTCTCTCATAGAAGAGGGCATGGGGAAGAAAGCCCGGGTCAAGCATCTTCCTGCCCATCCCGGGGATGTCCGGGGTGGCCGCGGGGATTTCTCCAAGGCCAGGGCCCTCCTGGGCTACCAGCCCCAGGTGGACATAGACAGGGGTATACCCCTCTTTGTGGAGTGGTACAGGAATGCCCGGGTGGCCTTTGAGAACTAGAGGGCGGGTCTGCTTTGTGGCAGATAACCTCCTGGGCCCCCAGGATGAAGGGACAAGGAAATTCGCCTCTTCCCTGCTGGCGGCCTGGCCCAGGGACTGGGAGGTGCTGGCTCTCTCTCCCCGGGCATCCGGGCCGCATGACGGTGTCATCCCCCTTAAGACCAACAGGTTGCTGCTCGGCTGGAGGCTGAGGGAGAGGCTCC
The window above is part of the Chloroflexota bacterium genome. Proteins encoded here:
- a CDS encoding SDR family NAD(P)-dependent oxidoreductase; the protein is MARTVLVTGGAGFIGSHVVERLLSQGHHVVCLDNFDETYPPALKRANMRSVSSHERFVLAQGDIRDRAFLEQTLSRHKFDAIVHLAGLSGVRDSLAKAALYEEVNIRGTLNLLEEARAHSVSKFVFASSSSVYGLNGKSPLEETQKLDSPISPYAASKIAGELLCHTFSYNYGLKSVALRFFTVYGPRQKPGMAVSLFTSQIEMGEEVPVFGDGTSVRDYTYVGDVVSGIEAALSYQGPPFEAFNLASGREVSLNTLVSLIEEGMGKKARVKHLPAHPGDVRGGRGDFSKARALLGYQPQVDIDRGIPLFVEWYRNARVAFEN